The genomic DNA taagctgtaagaggtaagaggtagaagtaaggatattataagcagcaaggatagcaggggcagaagcggcaacaggtgcaggggtagtaggagtagtaataagaatattaagagcagtgcaagttacaaggacaagggacaaagtaaggacagtagagatagtaagagtatcaggagcagcgagaacagaagccgtaggattgatagcgaagatattaagagcagcaaggaaagcgaaagtagcgagggtagtaagagcagcgacaagaggagcggtagcggccgccgaaaccgcagttaccgcaggtggaggaggcgtaggaggtaaggggcagaagagagcagtagagacagcgggaacagcggggaaagcgagagcagcaagaaggacggggatagtagagatagaggaagtggcgagagcagaagcagtaatagggaggattgcggaatgcggaggagtaagagcggtaggagtaagagtagcaagagcaggacgtagaagtaagagccgtaggagcaggagcagtaagaatagcaggagtagcaagggtaggagctttaaaggcggcagcaacgagggtgttacaagcagcgaaaataataggagcagggagagtggtcgcagtaaggatagcgatagaagcgaggttggcgacagcagggacagtagtagtagcaagaatagcgagagtagcgagagcaatagcagtgagagctagagcattaagagtagcagcaataagagcagtaaccgtaggagtaggcgcattaagagtaaaagctgcaggagtaagagcagtaagggcggaaatagtaggagcgtaattagcgagagcaggagcagcgaggacagcaggagcagctggaatggcgagagcagcaaggacggagtggatagcaagaataggaagcgtaggggccgcagtggcgatatttgtagaagcggcagtaaacacaggtgtagtagtagccgtaggagtaataacgagcatgttaaaagcagcaaggacggcaggaacagcgggagttgcaatagtagaacccgtaaccgtaattgaatagacagtaagagtgatagtcgcgatagaaggaaaagttacaagaatagcagccgtagccgtggtagaagcaagagtaattataatagaggcaaagatagtaacagtagtaagagtaataagcacagtaagggtatagtaagagcaaaagtttaaagaagagttatttatgttaaaaataagtatgcaggtataaagcaaagaaaagaaagattcgaaaagagagagtataaagttggtgagattcataatcgatagatgaggtaggtaaaacaggtatagtttgtagtatatattagatagtgtttaagaaagaaatcaagcatAGAATTAAGTAGGATTTAAGGATTAGgattgtagtagaagacagagcaagttattaggaatacattaataagaagatagaagaaaagattaagtttatataaaagtagagtcataagaagaagatataaataaaaaagatataagagattatgtttcaataatattaaaaagagatgttagaaaagaaagaagaataaaagaaacccgatataatttaagaggagtatagtaaagggaatagaagataggtagaagaagaaagagagagaaagataaggaagtttatagagaaggacatgagaagcaaaagataaagagaaagaaggagaagtaaagaaaatagaaagagaagtaaagaaaaatATAGAGCAAGTAAAGAGAGAGTAGCAAGAACAGCAGTAGTAATAAGGATAAGGATAGAGTTAAGGTACAGTACAATAATGCATAGTGGGTATTTAAGCAACAGTAGTAAGACGAGGCAGGCCGTGTTGGACGTGCATACAGTAGGTAGAGTTTAAGTTTACCGACGCAGAATAGTGATAGAGGTATATAGGGTAGTAGATAATGCGATGCGGTATATAGACGGCGGTAGGCGAAGGACAGAGCCGACACAATATACAACAGTATTAGAGAACTAAGAGGTAGTaggcaaaggagatagttgaagaagtatttaggtTGTGTTTAGTATAGCGAATGGTATAACGTGTGTATACAAGcaataagaagataatagATACGGAGGAGATTAGACAGCAGATATAAAAGATTGTTAGTTTCGAGGGTATTTATAGCAAGGTTGTTAGGATTAGTATAGGGAAGCAAGAATAGAGTAGCATAGGGATAGATAGGAGGTTAGTAGAACAGAGAGTTAAAGTAAATTTAATAGAGGGATTCGTAAGACAGTTTTAGAGCAAGTAGGGGTTAGGGTGTACAGAAACGAATAGGTTAATAAGAGAGTTTTATTAGAGTCAGCCGTTTATAATAGAGGAGAACAATAAACAACAGAGGTTATTGCAGAGAAGGGTATAGGCCGAGGtaaagggaagaagagagaagataTAGTGGCAATAGGAAAAGTTTCCGAGTTAGGGTATTTAGTAGATGTTATATAGATTAAGTGATAAAAGCGAGTAAATTAGATTAAAAATAAGGAGAGATAGAAATagatgaagaggaaaggaaagaagagagaggaacagaagagagagaggggaaggatggatgtggtggagaggagagatgaggaGGGCAGGGAGGGTtggagcagcaggagcaggagcaggagcgacaaggcgggtggcggaggtgaatacagcagcggcaacaggagtttagggaggtagagtagtgAGGTAGGGAATTAGGATGGTAGGGGAATGGATAGGGAATATGCAAAGGGGCGGATAATGGGCGAAGCGAGGAAAATATAGGGAGATGTtggtgaggggagggggGAAGTGTAAAAGAAGCGATTACGATTGTTTTAGAGCCGATTCAGTTTAAGGGTTATTAGgggcgtttttggtgggaGGTAGAGTAGGAAAGGAATTGTTAGGGGCGGTATTAGAAGGTAAGAGATGCAAATTAACAGTATAAAGGAGTATTCACGGGGGGTTTATTAGGGCAGCGTTTAGGTAGAGGGAGGTAGGAAAGCGTTAGGGGGCGGGGTTAAAGGGGAGAAGAGGATTTATAGTAGATAAGACAGGGTTAGGGGTATAGAAGGAAGaaagggttagggttacagAATAAAGAGAGGGATAGGTAAGAAATGAATAGAAGAATAAAAATATTCATAAGGAGATAAAGGAGGATTAGATTACAGGCAAAATAAGGTAGAAGAGCAATTCGTTAGGTAGTATGTAGAGGGGAAAGAGTGGGTAATAAGATATAGAAGGCGAGTATTAGAAAAGTATTTGGAGGGGCAAGGAGGCGAAGAGAgatataaagaagaggaggagagattTTTAGTGTGTAGACAAGCGGACAAGGAGATAGACAGCAGCAAAGAGCAGTAATAAAGAGGAGATATAGTAGAGAGGAGGGTAGAGcagtaggagcaggagcgacaaggcgggtaGTAGAGTTTAATACGGCAGTGATAACAGGAGTTTAGGCAGGTAGAGTAGTAAGACAGGCAATTAGGATAGTAGGGGAATAGATAGGGAATATGCGAAGGGCGGGTGATAAGCAAAGCGAGGACAAAATAGGGAGATGTtagtgacggggaggagaaaTACAAAAGAAGCAGTTAAGATTGTGTTAGAGTAGATTTGTATAAGGGTTATTCGTTATGTATTTAGTAGGGAGTTAGGCAGGAGAAATGTAAGGGGTAGGAGAGGAATTGTTCGGGGCAGTATTGGATAGTACGAGACGCAAATTGATAGTGTAACAGAGTATTAATAGGGGGGTTAATAGAGGAAGAGGTAGGGTAGAGGGAGGTAAGAGAGTAGTGGAGGGCGCGGTTAAAGGGGTTAGGGGTAGAgagaggaagggtcagggagaggaagggtcagggagggtagagaggatcagggagggtagagaggatcagggagggtagagaggatcagggagggtagagaggatcagggagggtaaAGAGGGTTAGGTATTATAGTATAAGAAGATAACTAGAGAAAGTAAGTAAAAAGAATTAAGAATAATAAAGTGGATAGTAAATAATATATAGGGGGTTTTAGAGAGGAGGAAATATAAGAGAGTTTACTAGAAAATAAGAAAGAGGGGTTTCAGAGTAGGCAGAAGCGTAAAGCAAGAGCAtagggcagaggaaa from Pyrenophora tritici-repentis strain M4 chromosome 8, whole genome shotgun sequence includes the following:
- a CDS encoding ComEC, membrane metal-binding protein, with amino-acid sequence MLVITPTATTTPVFTAASTNIATAAPTLPILAIHSVLAALAIPAAPAVLAAPALANYAPTISALTALTPAAFTLNAPTPTVTALIAATLNALALTAIALATLAILATTTLLPLLLLLFLLLLLLRLLLLRPALATLTPTALTPPHSAILPITASALATSSISTIPVLLAALAFPAVPAVSTALFCPLPPTPPPPAVTAVSAAATAPLVAALTTLATFAFLAALNIFAINPTASVLAAPDTLTISTVLTLSLVLVTCTALNILITTPTTPAPVAASAPAILAAYNILTSTSYLLQLIYTSGYCYCYCYSPTFAILATLTVLTILAVLTILAVLIILAASAVLTILAVLVVLAASAVLTILAVLVVLAASAVLTILAVLVVLAASAVLSTLTALTILAVPAVLAIATINLIVNSLAVRPFLALPLLLLLSSQSSQSP